The nucleotide sequence GTTAAAAGCCGCTCAAAGCGCCAGAGTTTAAAAATTCGTTACGGCGTCTACATACTATTGTACTTGATCGTCAGCCTTGCAACTGCGGTGTTAAAGAATCAATAGGTCCTCAGTCATTGACGTCAATCCTTTTCTTAGAATTTCACAGGCACTTGGAATGAATTCGCCGAAATGGGTCTGACACGGATGAGAAAACCCCAGCATAAATATGCAGCGTTTTTATGGTAGGGCCATTTCATAATACTTTGAGTATCTTCTTGTACAGTGTGGAAATACCTTCGGCTTGAAAGGGACGACAAAAAATCAGTtagtaacaataaaaaagtaagaaaaaagatattaaTATCAGATTCCATTGAAATGACAAACTTTTGGCTTAACCCATCAGATTACGGTCACCCGTTTGGACTTAAGGCTGGGTAgagtgaaaataattattcaagttTGCCCAAAATAAACATCGATCTTGTTTCCCGTGAGAAATTACTTTCAAAAGTTCCCCTTcttgcttaaaaaatttcacGAATCCGAAAATTTTCCTGGAAACATTCTGTCTTCCTCTTCCTGTAGGGAATAGATAACTGAGTAAGTGACATCATcaagcactgaaaaaaaaacagagatgggacactttcttttaaaaatgcaagatatttttaaagcaattcttgtaattaaaatgcATAGTTGTAGTTGAGTTCCATAATCAAATCtgcaacaattttcttttagcgCGTGACATTATTTTGATCGATGTGTTACGAATCAAAGCCAGCCACGTGGATTATTTACAtaccatttgttttttctgttttttttcaacGATCTTTTGTTTTGACGTATTCATTGTTTTCCCGGAAATCGATGCAAGGAACTTTCTCGGAAAACATAATGATGTCATGGCATTAATTTTGCTATGCGAAGCACTTTTGTTAATTGTCTTCAGATATATAAGAATATTGTAAcgttgaagaaaattttgagcttttggTGAGGGAATTTTCAGGTTAGCGAATGCAATTTCTTGATCACAAGCGATCGATTGTTTGTCCCTGTTTCGATCACTTTAAAAGTTGTTATAATTTTCCTTGATGAGCTACCGTGTTTGAAGTAATTTCCCGGTTGAATCGCCCTTCATTGTAAAAGGAATTTCAATTTAGGGCTTTGCATTGATACTCAAGCTTTTTGtcatcatttgaaattttaataagtGACACCATGGAGAAGGCTTCCGAAAGCAAAACAGATGGAGAAaccgaaggaaaattttcagctcGGCCGTACCAAGTGGAACTTCTAGAGCGGGCGAAGGAAAGGAACACCATCGTATGTCTGGGCACGGGAACTGGCAAAACGTTTATAAGTGTCATGCTCATAAAAGAACTCGCTCATGAAGTAAGAGGAAACTATAAAGACGGCGGGCGAAGAACTTTCTTCCTTGTAAATACAGGTACCTTCATATGTTTTGTCTTTATGAGATCAGCTTTACCTCGGGGGAGTGGGTACGATATCTCAGCGCGGGTCGGGCCGGGGTTGCGAAGATGGGTAGTAGCGGTCCTCGCATACGTACAAATACAATTCAATGGAAATAGAAGAAATGATCGTAGATCTTTCCTTATTTTAGCCTGATTATGACTTATTGGAACTTTTGATGCCAGAAACTAAAATATAAGATGAAGAATGTGGTTTACATTTTGATTTCCTTAAGTCGAAAGGAGCTTGAGGATTGTAGACGAAATCAACTCCCTTTGTAAATAACATCCTTCCTTTTTTCACAGTTCCACTAGCTAGCCAACAAGCAAAAGCGATCGCTAAACATACAGACTTAAAAGTCAGGCATTACGTTGGAGAGATGGGTGTAGATTTCTGGGACAAGCCCACTTGGGAAAACGAGTTCGATACAAGCAACGTTCTGGTCATGACAGCTCAAATATTCCTAGACCTTCTGTTGCATAGCTACATACTTCTCTCGCAAGTGAATCTCTTGATCTTTGATGAATGCCACCATGCTAAGAAGAATGATCCTTACAGACAGATAATGCAGTGCTTCAGCGATTGCCCACAGCGCCCATTACCCAAAGTTATGGGTTTAACTGCCTCGATAGTAAATGGAAAGGTAAAACCTTATAAAATTGAATCGGAGATCCAAGAGCTGGAACGCACATTAAGATCTACATGCGAAACAAGTCAAGACGAAGATGTTGAAAAATATGCTGCTAAACCCGAAGAACTGGTCCTTGTTTACAAGAGCGAGAGCACTgatgaaaatgtaaacattttgaTCCAAATCCTGTCGGATGTCTTAAAACCAGGAATTGGTTTTCTCCGCGACTGTCGGGTGTCCAAAATTGACGAGAATGCACACTGGTACGCGAAGTTCGCTCTGAGAGAGTGTAAGGAGACATTGGATGAACTGGGCCCTTGGGCTGCTTTTAAAGTAGCAGAATACCTAATCAAGGATCTAGGTATGGTACTGTTTCAGTTTTAAGGGGAACTGACGTAACTGTGCCCAAAGTTTAAGTCAAGTTTTCGAAAAATCATAATACGGTCAACGCGAACCAAATATCATAAATATTATccaaaaagaagggaaaaatctTATGACTCCATTTCCAAAAAGTTTGGTTTtataggtttttttaaaattttgctttaactctttacaccctaacatcagtatacatattctccatactgttctctacacatttcttaaggtgctgacaaggagaatttgcttaacaatcaagagcttctttagttggtgatcatttcctttaatcttgaTACCCTAATGGTTGATTGATTCTTGGGTGATCCTgttaggagaagttagatgcaGTCACTCGGAGAGTTGAAGAGTTTAGCCTACATGACAGATATTGACTTAATGTTTATTAGAAATGAATCAGTGTGCCAAATCCTCTGCTCATAATACCAAATTATTCCAATTCAAGCAAAATTAACCTGGGATTGGATAAAAATGCCTTTGTTGGCATCTTTTGATCAACTGGAATGGAATACACTTATAAATCGGAATCTTTCCTTCTAGACAGAGCATGCAAGGTTCAAAGCAGCAAACAAGGGCGATTGTTTTGCGAGTTTAGTGCCACCCAGCTGCGTCAACTGCGGGGCATTTACTGTAATTTTACTGAAAGTGATGGGTCTGAGGACAGTGGACATTGTTACTTCATGCCTAAACTTCAAACACTTCTGAGTGTTTTCAGAGAATTTGCTAACTCACAGCATGGTAAGGAATACTCTGCTGACTGCTTTATTTATGGAACTGATATTTCATTTCCtcaatgaaaaccaaaacagaagATTAGTGAAGTGGATATTTCTGCACTTCTTATCAcaatttgacattttcttttctaagatCTCTCCTGATTGTGTGCCAAACCTTCTCAAAATTTTAACCATGAGACTTTgtgttaaatttcaaaatatccaCTGCCcatgatttttctttcctctcagcTCCTGTATATTTTGAATTGTAAtgttattgtgaggagaaatttgttttggtttgctCTTAGCAGTGAGAGGTGAAATGGAATAATAATAGTGGTACTAGTAATAAAAATATCGATGATAGTGACAGGGCCAAATTGATTACAATCATTATAGTAGGAAAtttaacaacaataaaaatgataatgatgataacaacaacTATAATAATCTCTCAGGGGGAGATCAATATTCAGTAGCCATCTCCTCATTCCACCAAGAAATGTGAGGAACAACATTGTGGTTTAGGAACAAATCACggggacaaaaaaaattaaacatggcTACATTTGCTACCCAACTTCACCTTAAGGAAGATTTAGCCAATTGTTAAAAGTAATATTAGTAAGAATAATCTTTTaggtttacttttgttttttttgtcaatcCATACACACTAAATAACCAGCTTTAAAATTGGCtctttcttgaaatttgtttcaaggGTGATTTTGGATGTTACTCTGCAAAACAGCTTGGTGATCCTCAGTTTGGTTATTTTGCAGCATCTGAAGAGGAGAAGACCCTCTGTGCCATTGTGTTTGTTGAAAGACGATACACAGCACTAATCCTCAGCAAACAGCTTAACAAGGCAGCCGAACTAGATCATGAGCTCTCATTCATCAAAAGTGACTTTGTGATTGGTCACGGCACAGGTGCAAGGGTTAACTACTCCAGTAACACAGAGATGAATTTTAAGAAACAAGAGGAAGTGCTGCGCAAGTTcagaaatgacaagaaaagacATGAATTCAATGTGCTGATAGCCACCTCTGTTGTTGAGGAGGGATTAGATATTCCCAAGTGCAATGTTGTCTGCAGGTTTGATTTCCCAAAGAATTATCGTTCCTATGTACAGTCAAAGGGCAGAGCTCGTGCCAAAGGTTCCAAGTACTACATGCTGGTGGATGAAAAAGAGCAAGTggaaaaagagaatgaattgGAGGTACatattttaaagtaataaaGTCAGTAAAAATCCATACCTACTCTGGTGATTGTCATTGATAATGTTTAGCGGAGGATACAGAGCACCACCACCTGTGTGGGAGATAGAAGGTTCGAACCCCAGACTGCCGACCAACACTCAGGGTGCTAGAATAACTGAGGACTGTGCTGCCTTTGTTAAGACATCTGCAAACAGTTAGACATTCTGGTCAACTTGTATAGGGATAGTAAGCCACAAGCCCCATCTTCTGTTTCTCCTCTCtactggttagcaggggacATTAAAGAACCCATGCATTTCTTGCAAAGAATAGGGAACATAGATGTCATTGTTATAGTCTGGCCTTTAGATTTTTTACACAGGCTGCCTTTTAAAGCAGCTTTAAGCTGAACTGTGAAAGCTGGTTTAAATATCATAAATAAATTCATAACCTGGTTGAATTATTGTAAGGAATGTTAATTATTCTTCTTCTTAATGTTCATGACTTATTCCCTAGATGTTGCGTGCTATTGAGGAAATCTTGTTGGAAAGATGCCATGATCGGCTGGAGCCATCAGTGGAGGAGTGTAATGAGTCAGTAGACACAGATTTACTGCCACCGTACATACCAGTAAATGGAAAGGGAGCAAGAGTAACAATGACCAGTAGTGTTGCTCTACTTTCAAAGTAAgtacaaataatttattaactTTGAATTGTGTTGTAGttctaaatttgaaataattggTTGACTTGTTTATTGTTAAGTAATGTGGTTGTAAAAAGGGAAGATGTGCTATGTATGGGGTAACAAACTTGGGCACTGATTGAGAAAAGGGGTGATTTCTATTAACTATGAGTATTACTGTAAAGCTGGCTGTTTGCTTCCCTACAAACCTCAAAATTGCTGGTATTACCTCTTATCTTTCACTGAAATCACTTGGAATTCATGAAAATTCAGCAGGTAAAAGGACAAGTCTACCagtttgataattatttttacctGTCACGTTGAAAATAAGGGAGTACACTGCCTCTTTAAAAGCTCTTACACCACATCTACataaagttatgctcttttaaattttaactcaGGGGTGTAGAATATTCTTATACTTAATATGGAGATGACCAATTACTTAAAATTACAAACTTTATAAAACTAGAATTATACCAATATTTCTACTTTTGTCTTTTCAGGTACTGTTCAAAGCTCCCAGGAGATCGTTTTACTCAGCCCAAGCCAGTTTACAAGGTTGAGGAAATTGGGAAATATCTTTACAGGTGTAAACTAACACTCCCAATAAACTGTCAACTACGTGATGATATAATAGTAAGTTTAGaggacttttattttttttaaactaagacataaaattgtaattatggAAATTTGCCTATTTCCACTGTCATTATCATTGGCTATTGATACTGTTTATCTGCCTTCTGATTTGTTACGTAACTGCCTCCcggttagctcaattggttaGAGCTCTGGACTGTTGTGTGGGAGGTCAAAAGGTTCAAGCCCCAACCAGACCAACACTcaaggtcttaaaataactgaggagaacgTGCTACCTTTCTATAATGTCAAGAAATGgatagacattctagtcttctcagATAAGGACGAATAAACTGTAGGTCCCGTCTCCTACCTCTATTAATTAGTCAATTTGGTCAggcaggggacgttaaagaacccactcACGAGATTACTGTGATGTGGCTGGCCAGTTTACTGGGaattgggggggagggggggtctGCCCTTGTCATTGTTAACGCGGGATCCACTGTTATTGGCTAAAGCTGTAGTGGTCTCCATGCCTGAGATAATTGGGCGAAgctaaataaattaaattacaaaattacGTTATGGGTACTTTGGTTGTGATTTTGTGTCTCTCAATTCAACATTGTTCTAATTCTCTGTGCTAAGTTTCAAGCAGTTTCTTAACTCTTGGAAATTAACCCTGTAATTCtccaaaattctaaaaataactCTCCTGACTAACTgctgtacatttccttgtaaattggagAGGACAATATGGTGTCACATTAAGACAACACCCTAACGCTGATGAACTTATATATTCTCGTCACCTGTTCGCCATTTAACATATTggaattgcaaggagaaattccatgTTAATCGCTTACTTGAGAACCATCTATGTCTGCATTTCATCAGGGTGAACCAATGCTGAGTAAGAACCAAGCCAAGATGGCAGCCGCGCTCAAAGCCTGTGAACTGCTTCACAAGATTGGTGAGCTTGATGATGACCTGTTACCAAAGCGGACTTTATCTGACGAGGAAAGTGATTTGGAAGAAGAAGCAGCAGCTGAGTCCGgcggaaaaaaaccaaaagctgGAACAAAGAAGAGAAGACGACGGTACAAGAGAAAGGTAAGCAGTTGAATTTCACAATTTTGGCCTGTGACTTACTCATTAAACTGTTAACTTATATATCTCAATACAATGTCGTGTAAGCATGAATTTGGCTACCATTCCCTAAGCTTATTCAAGTTTGGGTATGCTGTTgatttaccaatttttttgAGCTTTAAAAAACACGTTATTCGCTTCTAAAACGCTGTGATTAAGTGATCATGAAACCAGTGTTCGAATCCTCACGTTGAACTCAAGTTTCACCTTCGCTTCCCGCTCTTGACAAATATTTACACCTTCTTTACCTGATGTTTTGTTCTTGCCCAGGTTCCTGAAGCATTTGTCGGCAGCTTGGTACAGGAAGGTCAGCCTCAGTTCCTCACGACCATCACCATACAAGTCACTAAACTTACTCAGCCACAAGAGTTTGTCGTTAGTGAGCGGCTGTTCCTCAATGAAACTTGCACGTTTGGAATGCTGACAACGAAAAGAATTCCTTGGGTTGGAACTTGATtattaatatttcattatttatcaGGCAACCTAATTCTGTAGGCCAATTTTCAATCTAGtgtcgctctgtgattggtccaaaaagcTTGCACCTTTCTTTCAGCCAATCAgctgcaaaactaaaaccaatcacgacttggtcgcctgcgttttcccgcgctttagacagtttggttgttttcatttaactCATTGGCTTCTAAAGGTCCACGATTGCAGCATGTACCACTTTAACCGGTCTCACAAACCACAAATGTTGACCTTCATCTTACAATGCAATTTTTTCACTCTTCAGATACGATCGTTCAAACTGTATCCTAACTATG is from Pocillopora verrucosa isolate sample1 chromosome 7, ASM3666991v2, whole genome shotgun sequence and encodes:
- the LOC131789781 gene encoding endoribonuclease Dicer isoform X1; amino-acid sequence: MGLTRMRKPQHKYAAFLCDTMEKASESKTDGETEGKFSARPYQVELLERAKERNTIVCLGTGTGKTFISVMLIKELAHEVRGNYKDGGRRTFFLVNTVPLASQQAKAIAKHTDLKVRHYVGEMGVDFWDKPTWENEFDTSNVLVMTAQIFLDLLLHSYILLSQVNLLIFDECHHAKKNDPYRQIMQCFSDCPQRPLPKVMGLTASIVNGKVKPYKIESEIQELERTLRSTCETSQDEDVEKYAAKPEELVLVYKSESTDENVNILIQILSDVLKPGIGFLRDCRVSKIDENAHWYAKFALRECKETLDELGPWAAFKVAEYLIKDLDRACKVQSSKQGRLFCEFSATQLRQLRGIYCNFTESDGSEDSGHCYFMPKLQTLLSVFREFANSQHASEEEKTLCAIVFVERRYTALILSKQLNKAAELDHELSFIKSDFVIGHGTGARVNYSSNTEMNFKKQEEVLRKFRNDKKRHEFNVLIATSVVEEGLDIPKCNVVCRFDFPKNYRSYVQSKGRARAKGSKYYMLVDEKEQVEKENELEMLRAIEEILLERCHDRLEPSVEECNESVDTDLLPPYIPVNGKGARVTMTSSVALLSKYCSKLPGDRFTQPKPVYKVEEIGKYLYRCKLTLPINCQLRDDIIGEPMLSKNQAKMAAALKACELLHKIGELDDDLLPKRTLSDEESDLEEEAAAESGGKKPKAGTKKRRRRYKRKVPEAFVGSLVQEGQPQFLTTITIQVTKLTQPQEFVVSERLFLNETCTFGMLTTKRIPWIRSFKLYPNYGEVTVSLQCHRSPLRVNITKQELDILRDFHIFLFTHVLRSPVEFVPGSVDGYFIVMLKASGRSIDFDRMREELSHSPKQSRVNQPIVVDLAVTKNYVESPQKYAVLKIRGDLTPMSPFPEKSQGNTYEEYFRLKYGERGCIANKHQPLVEVKELSARVNFLVDRKQGTKNKRGVICLVPELCDQIPIRASLLSVSQILPSILQRINSLLLVADLKAMVADVRDTTDESIFPPIGAEEGSREASMEVEGDALDLEDEDALFSDIRSMFRYSPPSANHPDSFLVLQAITTTHSVDAFNLERLEMLGDSFLKLAVSIHLFCTYSNKDEGKLTRRKKNQISNLALYRAAAKKSLGEYLQSTQLARNVWCPTGCQFGDVPPNRTTGSPAMEVDSGDTVEAMEVDETLERGKETKLTATEHARQKCNTQKIADKSIADSIEGLIGAYLISCGYLGALRFMKFLGLKVLPEIGTNDGNDLQAENSKSGCYARFWPDQTKITVAQGKGDMVFRLTSGLENFENESISYTFQQKLYLVEALTHASYHENRVTPSYERLEFLGDALLDFLVTQHLYFRHVNLSPGELTDIRQALVNNNIFATLAVEHNYHKYLKHMSPKWFQTVKNFIDRVEDEAEERKDNQLQTVTADPFIIVSEEEEEGIEAPKVLGDIFESVAGAIFLDSGMDLTKTWGVYYRMMKPYIDHYSVNIPRNPVRHVYEEDEKADFGKAKTLEDGKIQCTLRVHWGEYNGKGPNMKIAKATAAKLAIEGLKKKYTAVYEED